TGAGTATGTTTGACTAGGAATCCTCGTCATGCCGGACTCGATCCGGCATCCAGCCCCACTGGACACCGGCCAGCACCGATGTGACGACAGGGCACAAAACAGATCCCGAGTCTCCACCAAAAAAGCACAAAAAAAGCCGCTCACTGAGCGGCTTTTTCATACCGTAAGTAAGCGATCGCTTACTTGCTGCCTTCTACCATGTAATCAACCGCAGCTTTTACTTCATCGTCGCTGCAGTCCATACACAGGCCGCGCGCAGGCATGGCATTGAAGCCGTTGATGGCGTGTGTGTAGAGGGTATCGATGCCCTTGTCGATACGCGGGCCCCAGGCACCGGCGTCACCATACTTGGGCGCACCGGCAGCGCCTGTGGCGTGACAGGTATGACAGCTCGCCTTATATACAGCCTCACCACTACGCGTACCGCCGGAAGAGGCACTAGCTGCCGGCGCCGCGGCTGCACACTCAT
The Microbulbifer celer DNA segment above includes these coding regions:
- a CDS encoding c-type cytochrome, whose translation is MKVVLNFVAALAVAAGAAVAVAQSVDEEIAERIAPVGSTCMQGDECAAAAPAASASSGGTRSGEAVYKASCHTCHATGAAGAPKYGDAGAWGPRIDKGIDTLYTHAINGFNAMPARGLCMDCSDDEVKAAVDYMVEGSK